Proteins co-encoded in one Malus sylvestris chromosome 9, drMalSylv7.2, whole genome shotgun sequence genomic window:
- the LOC126633996 gene encoding uncharacterized protein LOC126633996, translating into MGVLLFEFLNVPTPLQLLGSCSWVQEELIKGGETRRIGGITVDHLRCSGDVLRVIFANKLSNPCLLGNNSLNESVENLRENDVGEEPQNVVGESHDHENGSDLEENVSDESQDHENGGDVDLNVDDDHIGVEENIESPEPIFHLNIYDPRVWDGLNAEMRDLLVEKGPIRETNLTNPKDNSLENFPHTTMIENYQQLDQHEKSKEHLTNSRTWVELKSRLTTNHTIDKEFQMRIKKETNHWKQVMLIIIAVVKCLAIRNLAFRGTNERPYEDSNGNFLGLLEMIAEFDPIMQKHF; encoded by the exons ATGGGTGTTCTTCTATTCGAATTCCTCAATGTTCCAACACCCCTACAACTGCttgggtcttgttcctgggtccaagaggagttgattaagggtggtgaAACTCGCCGGATCGGAGGAATCACCGTCGATCACCTCCGGTGCTCTGGTGATGTTCTTCGT GTAATTTTTGCAAACAAATTATCGAATCCATGTCTTTTAGGAAACAACTCTCTG AATGAGTCagttgaaaatttgagagaaaatgatGTTGGTGAAGAGCCACAAAATGTTGTTGGGGAGTCTCATGATCATGAAAATGGTAGTGATTTAGAAGAAAATGttagtgatgagtctcaagaccATGAAAATGGTGGTGATGTGGATTTAAATGTTGATGATGATCATATTGGTGTAGAGGAAAATATTGAATCTCCTGAACCTATTTTCCATTTAAACATTTATGATCCAAGAGTTTGGGATGGTCTTAATGCAGAAATGAGAGACTTACTTGTAGAAAAGGGGCCAATTCGAGAAACTAATCTCACTAATCCTAAGGACAACTCTCTAGAAAATTTTCCTCACACTACTATGATCGAAAATTACCAACAG CTTGACCAACATGAAAAGAGTAAAGAGCATCTTACTAATTCAAGAACTTGGGTTGAGTTGAAAAGTAGATTGACAACAAATCATACAATTGATAAAGAATTTCAAATGCGAATCAAGAAAGAGACAAATCATTGGAAACAAGTGATGCTTATAATTATTGCTGTTGTGAAATGTCTTGCCATACGTAATTTAGCATTTCGTGGAACAAATGAAAGACCTTATGAAGACTCTAATGGAAACTTCTTAGGTTTACTTGAAATGATTGCAGAGTTTGATCCAATAATGCAAAAGCATTTTTGA
- the LOC126634558 gene encoding 2-methylpropanoate--CoA ligase CCL4-like codes for MEQLNPSPANLCPLTPLTLLERAAIVYGDCPSVVYTTTTYTWSQTHRRCLQLASSLSSLLGIKRSQVVSVISPNTLAMYELHFAVPMAGAILNTINARLDARTVSVILRHSESKLIFVDHLFASLVLEALSLFPPQLPRPQLVLITDHPKDGSIPTVDHFIDTYESLVRKGDPLFKWVRPVSEWDPIVLNYTSGTTSAPKGVVHCHRAVYNVALSSLTDWSVPKNCVYLWTLPMFHANGWCFPWAMAAVGGTNICVRKFDGPKIYELIEDNGVTHMCAAPVVLNMLINTRRSDPLRNPVNILTGGAPPPSSVLLRAESIGFVVGHGYGMTETAGVVLSCAWKPEWNKLPAMEQARLKARQGVMTIGMTEADVVNPDSGLSVNRDGLEIGEIVLRGGCLMLGYLKDAAGTANCMKDGWFYTGDVGVMHPDGYLEIKDRSKDVIISGGENMSSVEVESVLYGNPAVNEAAVVARPDEFWGETPCAFVSLKSDVSPKPTEKEIIEYCRGKLPSFMVPKTVVIKDELPKTSTGKIQKFLLREIARGIALSSLFPPLAAVPASRTTNRMCIA; via the exons ATGGAGCAGCTCAATCCCAGCCCTGCAAATCTCTGCCCTCTCACTCCCCTCACCCTGCTAGAAAGGGCAGCCATCGTCTACGGCGACTGCCCCTCCGTCGtctacaccaccaccacctacaCGTGGTCCCAAACACACCGCCGATGCCTCCAGCTGGCCTCCTCCCTCTCATCCCTCCTCGGCATCAAACGCTCCCAAGTCGTCTCTGTAATCTCGCCCAACACCCTTGCCATGTACGAGCTCCACTTCGCCGTCCCCATGGCAGGAGCCATCCTCAACACCATCAACGCCCGCCTCGACGCCCGCACCGTCTCCGTCATCCTCCGCCACAGCGAATCAAAACTCATCTTCGTCGACCACCTCTTTGCCTCTCTCGTACTGGAAGCCCTCTCGCTCTTCCCACCTCAGCTTCCTCGTCCCCAACTCGTCCTCATCACCGATCATCCGAAGGACGGATCAATTCCTACCGTCGATCATTTCATCGACACTTACGAGAGTCTAGTGCGAAAAGGGGATCCTTTGTTTAAGTGGGTCCGGCCGGTTTCCGAGTGGGACCCAATCGTTTTAAACTACACGTCCGGAACGACGTCGGCTCCGAAGGGGGTTGTGCATTGCCACAGAGCCGTTTACAACGTGGCCCTGAGTTCCCTCACGGACTGGTCCGTGCCCAAAAACTGCGTCTACCTATGGACCCTACCGATGTTCCACGCAAACGGGTGGTGCTTCCCGTGGGCCATGGCCGCCGTCGGCGGGACAAACATTTGCGTCCGCAAATTCGATGGCCCAAAAATCTACGAATTAATCGAAGATAACGGCGTCACCCACATGTGCGCCGCGCCCGTCGTGCTCAACATGCTCATCAACACCCGGAGGTCCGACCCGCTCCGAAACCCAGTTAACATTCTTACCGGTGGGGCTCCGCCGCCTTCGAGCGTCTTGCTCCGGGCCGAGTCGATCGGGTTCGTAGTGGGTCACGGGTACGGGATGACCGAGACAGCGGGGGTCGTGCTGTCATGCGCATGGAAGCCGGAGTGGAACAAACTCCCGGCGATGGAGCAGGCGAGGCTGAAAGCGAGGCAGGGAGTGATGACGATCGGTATGACGGAGGCGGATGTGGTGAATCCGGATTCAGGTTTGAGTGTGAATCGGGACGGGTTGGAAATCGGGGAGATAGTTTTGAGAGGCGGGTGCCTGATGCTCGGGTATCTGAAGGATGCAGCGGGAACTGCCAACTGTATGAAAGACGGCTGGTTTTATACAGGTGACGTGGGGGTGATGCATCCCGACGGCTATTTGGAAATCAAGGACAGATCCAAGGACGTTATTATAAGCGGGGGTGAGAACATGAGCAGCGTGGAGGTCGAGTCCGTGCTGTATGGGAACCCAGCTGTCAATGAGGCGGCGGTCGTGGCGAGGCCCGACGAGTTTTGGGGGGAGACGCCGTGCGCGTTCGTGAGCTTGAAGAGTGACGTCAGCCCAAAGCCAACGGAGAAGGAGATCATTGAGTATTGCAGGGGGAAGCTGCCGAGCTTCATGGTGCCAAAGACGGTGGTGATTAAGGACGAGCTTCCCAAGACTTCCACCGGGAAGATTCAGAAGTTTTTGCTGAGGGAGATTGCCAGAGGGATTGCGCTGTCTTCGTTATTTCCGCCGCTGGCGGCAGTGCCGGCGTCGCGGACGACAAATAGGAT gtgcattgcATGA